From the bacterium genome, the window GGAATGACAAAAAGTGCAAAAGTATAGCTTCTCCTTATCTGTGTATTTGTAACTACTCAACTACTTCTCTTTACCCCTCCTTCCTCTCTAAGATATATCCCTTCTACTTCTACCCCCTTCTTTTTTAATGCTTCGACCACGGATTCCTTGAGTCGGCAATCAAAACTCAAACAAAGACCACAGCTTGAGCTGATCTCTCTTGGCACAGGCATAGGAACTACCTGGAGACGATTCTCCTTGAGGACCTTTTCTGCCTTGAGGGCGTAATGGGTAGAAGAGAAGGTAACAAGACATTCAGACATCAGGTGGCTATTATTTCTTTGATAGAATTAATGGTGTAATCTATCTGGTCATCGGTATTAAAATATCCCGGACTGAATCGAACCGTGCCTTCGGGGAAGGTTCCAATAGTCCGGTGAGCCGAAGGGGCGCAGTGCAGCCCTACGCGAGTCATTATCTTGAAGTTCTCGCTCAAGATGTAGCCGACCGTGGAAGGGTCAAGGCCCTTTAGGTTAATAGAAACAAGGGCGGTTTGTTGATTCGGATCCTTAGGGCCGTAAATCTTGACCCGCTCTATTCCTTCAAGGCCGGACAAGAGACGGCCAAGCAGCCTCTTTTCTTTTTCCCTTATTTTATCTACGCCTTCTTTAAGGATGAATCTTACCCCAGCGCCCAGACCAGCCAGGCCAACCGTATTATGAGTTCCGCTTTCATACCGGTCCGGAGCGAAGCCAGGCTGGTCCTCTTCCTCCGATTTACTGCCTGTGCCTCCCTGGACAAGCGGCCTTAGGTTTAATCCTTTCCGGATATACAACCCCCCTGTCCCCTGTGGTCCAAGCATGCCTTTATGTCCGGTAAAGGCCAATAGATCGATCTTCATTTCTTCCACATCGATCGGATAAACCCCCGCTGTTTGAGCCGCATCCACCATAAAGGGAATATTATGGTCATCAGCTAATCGTCCTATTTGAGCCACCGGCATAATAGTGCCGGTCACATTTGAGGCATGCACGATGGCGATCAGTCTGGTGTTGGGTCGAATAGCGGATTCTAATTTACCAGGATCAAGGTATCCTTCTTCCGAACAAGTGATAGCCGTCACCTCAATCCCTATTTCTTTTTCCAGAAAACGAAGGGGGCGGCTGACAGAATTATGTTCCATACCGGTGGTGATAACATGATCACCCGGGGCAAGAAGCCCTTTTATCCCCAGATTGATGGCCTCGGTGGCATTCAAGGTGAAAATAATTCGGGATGAATCAGTTACTCCCAAGAGCTTAGCCACTTCTTCCCTGGTCTCAAAAAGGATTCGGCCGGCTTCAATAGAGAGAGAATGACCTGAGCGGCCAGGACTGGCGCCTACTTCTCGCATAAAATGATCTACCGCCAGATAGACCTCTTCCGGCTTGGGCCATGAGGTGGAGGCATTGTCCAGATAAACCATAGATATTACTATAAACTAAACTGTCTTTTCTGTCAATGATTTTTTGTAACTATTCAGCCGCGGATTTACACGGATGAAACACTGATTTTTTATTTAAATCCGTGAACCATGTCCGTGATTCGTGTCCGTAAGGGGGTTGGGCGACCACAGGGGGTTGCCCCTACTATTTATCCGTGCTAATCCGTGTTAATCAGTGGCTGAATAGATTTCATCTGATAGATCAAATGGGCTATTGCCTTTTATAGGAACGGTCCGAGTAACGTTGAAAGGTATCCCGAATAATCACGGGAGGGATAGGGTTCCCCACTCGGACTAAACCGTCGAAGGCCCAATTGTTGGATGGGTCAGGTCCAAACCATACATGTCCGATCTCATTCCTATTTGGGTCGAGAACTTGCACGATCCAGTCCTGTTTACCCGGCTGGTCCTTTAGGCCGATCGTGCTTCCCTTAGGAGCCCAGGAGAGTTGTGGAAGTAATTGTTGCTGCAGTTCTTCTTTGAGTTCCACCCATGGAATAAACTCAGCACAATTGTTGACACAGATTCCAGCTTTTCGCTGGTAAAAAGCCGGCCCCCAACCGACTTGTTGCGCCTTTGGCTTAAACGTGGGTGGGGGCGTATCTGTTTTGGTTGGTTTGGGTGGAGAGATGTCAGGGGGTAGTGTAGGCGTGCCGACAGGTTTAATTACAGGTATCTCAGGGTAGTTAGGGACAAGAGTGACTGTTGATCTTGGCGTAATGGAGGGGAGATCACTGCTAACAGTTGGAGTAGAACCCGACTCAAGACCCGGCATTGCATACAGGGCTATCCCGGCAAGCAGAAGTAAAAACCCTATGCCTACGGCCCACCTCTGTCGTCCCCGGTGAGGTGTTTCCATCTTCCCGGCAAATCTGGCGGCCAGGACTCTAAGTAGAAAGGCTATCCCCACCACCCCTAAGATGAGGGGCACTGGTGTGTTTTGTAATTCATCCAATGCCTCGATTAGGTCCTTCATTTAATCCTACTCCTTTCACCGGGTAAGCATTCGGTTATCAGCTACAATGAGCAGGCCCACTTTCTCGCCGGCCTTTCGGCTACTTGATGGCTGAACGCTTACTTCGTAATTTTATTATAGCAATATCCCCAGCTATTGTCAAGTTTCTGCAGAAGATGATCTTCCACTTACCGATTACCAACTCCCCCCAAATATTGAGAAGATACGTCCGTAGTGGAGCGTAGGGTATCAGTAGGGCAAACAGATAACTGACCAGGAACAACTAAACTTTTGGTTGCAAAAGAAGGATTTATATGGTAACATATTTTCAGGGAGTAAGTAATGACTCGGATCAAGATATGTGGGATTACTCGAACAGAAGATGCCTTAGCCGTGGTTGAAGCCGGGGCGGATGCCCTGGGTTTTATTTTTGCTAAGAGCCCAAGACGGATTGAACTATCTCAGGCAGTTAGAATTGCCGAGAAACTTCCCCCTTTAGTCAGCTTAGTGGGTGTCTTTCTTAATCAAGGGGCTCAAGAGATTCAGAAGGTCATTGCATCCTGTCCCCTCACGGCCCTTCAATTTCACGGGCAGGAGTCCCCTGAATTTTGCCGTTCATTTGGCTCTATTAAGACCATCAAAGCCATTCGGGTTAAAAATAAGACCAGTCTGGTCGATCTGGCGCGATATGAAGTTGATGCTTATCTTTTAGATACTTACGTTAAAGGTCAGCCAGGAGGAACAGGCAAGATTTTTAATTGGGACCTGGCGGCGGATGTTTCTTCTAAATATAGAATTATCCTCAGTGGCGGATTATCTTCAGATAATGTGGCCGAGGCGATAAGAAGGGTTCGTCCTTTTGGGGTTGACGTGGGAAGCGGGGTAGAGTCTCTTCCAGGCAAGAAAGACCATCAGAAAATTCGGAGATTTATTCGCCAGGTAAGGTCGTTGGAGCAGGCTGATTAGGAAAGCGAGTTCTCCCCTTGATGTTTGTTTTCCCTCAGTGGTGAAGAATGATTTTTTTGGGCGGCCCATGACCTGGATAGATAGGACAACTACTGGATGCGTCATTCTCATTGGAAGCGCGCATCTGATTTCTGGATGCGAACTTGACCCTTTACCTGTTCTAGCCAGCCTATCCGAACATCGTGCGTGTGTTCAAACTCTGGCACATAGGGCTTGACATCCAGCAGAGGCGTTCCGTTTAGCACGTCCAATCGGTCAACATAGATGAGGTTGCTTTCAAGGCGCACAAGTTCTACCAGGGACAGACCGACTGGATTGGGACGGCTGGGGGCGCGGGTGGCAAAGACGCCCCGTGGCTCTCTATCGAGGAAGGGGGTCACAATTAGGTTGGATTGGTGCACTTTGTGGAAGTGATACAGGAGGTAGATGTGAGAGAAGCCTTCCAAATCCTTCAGGCCATCCACGAAATCGGGAAAGATTTCGACGGAACCCGATCCGCTTACGTCACTCGTGGGCTGGATCGGCATATCTTCCAAGCTATTGAAGGAGCTATGGATGATGCCAATGGGCCGGTAAATGATTTCCATGTGCTTGCATACCCTTGCTTTAGTGATTGCCGTTGCCAGTAGTAAATCTTGAAGCTGATCTGATGGGATGGGCCGCCCAACAAGTTATTATCTGAACGGCTATTATAAATGATAGTATAAAGTTTTCACTTCGTCAAGAGAAAAAACTTGATGTGTGTCATTACAATCTCGATGTTAAAGTTTTTTTCGGCAAGGTTGGCATATTTCTTGCCATGAAAGGCACGGCGCTTTCTACCTTGAAAAGTCAAAGTTGAATTAGAACTTTCAAGGAAAAGATCCTGGATTTCAAAATAGCCCAGCCGTTCCGGTGGTGAATATGACCACGGATGAGACGCCTGGGCTACCTTAGGTTCATATCAGGAAAGAGAAGGACTTTTTGTCATCGAGCTATGACTTTTTGTATTTAACAGATGGATAATGGGATGTTATAATTAAGCGACTTTCAAAGTAGCCCAGCCGTCCCGGCTGTGAATATGACCACAGGCGAGACGCCTGGGCTACATTCAATACGGAATCCGCCATCCAATGAACCCTAAATTAGAGAAATTCATCCAGGAAGTGAAAGATAAAAACATTCACATAGCGGGCCTCTCCGGAAGTGAGGGGGCAGCCGTAGCCCAATTTCTGGTTAGATGCGGTGTGAACCAGGTTGTCGGCCACGACTTCCAGGCGAAGGAAACCTTCAAAAAGGGGTTCTACCAGGCGCATACCAGTCTTTCCCCTAAAGACCGTCAGCGTGCCTTTAAAGACCTGCTCAATCTCCCTATTACCATAAGATTCCAAGAGGAATATTTAAAAGATATCCTGGAAGCCGATCTTATCTTTACTGGCCAAAATTGGTTCAACTACCCGGCTAATTATCCCCATTTGTTGAAAGCCAAAGAAAAAGGACTTCCCTTTTCTAACATCACCCAACTCTATCTTCGACTTGCCCCTGGACCAGTCGTGGGAATTACCGGAACCAAAGGCAAGACCACCACCGGCAACCTCCTTCTTAAGATATTAAACAGCCGGACACCTGAGTCAAAGCAGGCTTCAAAAGCTTACCTCTCCGGAAATGACAGAACCAGGCCACAGATATTAAATGTCTTAGGAGAAATGAAAACAGACGACATCCTTATCCTGGAGATATCCAACCGTCAGTTGACTGATCTGGGGCGCTCTCCCCATATTGGGGTTCTGACCAATATATCGGCTGACCATATCGAGGAGCATGGGTCTTTCGATGCCTACAGGCGAGTAAAGGGGTCTCTTTTTTCCCACCAGACCAGGAAAGACTGGGCAGTTATTAACTATGATGACCCCTTTGCCAGGGAGATTGGGAGCCGCTTATCCTCAAAGGTCTTCCCTTATTCCCGACAATTTAGATTTACCGACCGGGGGGTTTTCATTGAAGAAGACCACCCAAAACTCGGCACCCCACTTGAAACTCGAAGAGGAAAAGTAGTGGCTGTCAGGGATGGCGCTTCAGAAGTCCTTTTCGAGGCTAATGACCTAAGGCTCATTGGGGGACATAACCTGGAAAATGCCCTGGCGGCTGCCTCTGCCGCTAAACTGCTTGGAGTGGAGGTTGAGGCAATAAAAGCCGGGATAAAGACCTTTCAGGGAGTAAAAGGCCGGCTGGAGTTTGTCCGGGAAGTGGCTGGGGTGAGATATTACAACGACATGAGCAGCACCACCCCTGCTTCAACTATGGCTGCCCTGAAGGCCCTCTCTGGCGAGCCTATTATTCTGATTGCAGGCGGAGATGAAAAAGGGGGGAACTATGCCGAATTAGCTCGGGTAATTAAGGAAAAGGTGAAGAGGGTTGTTTTCCTCCCTGGCACGGCTACCGACCGACTGAAGATTTATCTGTCTGATTTCGGTTATCTCGAGGCTTCTGATCTTTCCACGGCCGTAAAGTACACCCTTGATATGGCGGTTTTAGGAGATACCGTTCTTCTTTCGCCGGCCGGAGCGCGCTTCGCCAGCCAATATGTAACCGACAAGGAAGGTTTTAGCCGGTTGATTAGAAAGATAGCCAATAGGTAACATGCTGAAGTTATTCAAATTCGGATCGGGATTAAAAAACAAGGTGGTTATTATTACCGGCGCGGGGCGAGGCATAGGTAAGGCAGCCGCTTTGTTATTTGCAGAGCACCACGCCAGAGTTGTTATTGTCTCCAGGACAGAAAAAGAGATTTTACAGGTGACTAACCAGATTGAAGAGATGGGGAAAGAAGCCC encodes:
- a CDS encoding DUF3343 domain-containing protein — its product is MSECLVTFSSTHYALKAEKVLKENRLQVVPMPVPREISSSCGLCLSFDCRLKESVVEALKKKGVEVEGIYLREEGGVKRSS
- a CDS encoding aminotransferase class V-fold PLP-dependent enzyme encodes the protein MVYLDNASTSWPKPEEVYLAVDHFMREVGASPGRSGHSLSIEAGRILFETREEVAKLLGVTDSSRIIFTLNATEAINLGIKGLLAPGDHVITTGMEHNSVSRPLRFLEKEIGIEVTAITCSEEGYLDPGKLESAIRPNTRLIAIVHASNVTGTIMPVAQIGRLADDHNIPFMVDAAQTAGVYPIDVEEMKIDLLAFTGHKGMLGPQGTGGLYIRKGLNLRPLVQGGTGSKSEEEDQPGFAPDRYESGTHNTVGLAGLGAGVRFILKEGVDKIREKEKRLLGRLLSGLEGIERVKIYGPKDPNQQTALVSINLKGLDPSTVGYILSENFKIMTRVGLHCAPSAHRTIGTFPEGTVRFSPGYFNTDDQIDYTINSIKEIIAT
- a CDS encoding phosphoribosylanthranilate isomerase; its protein translation is MTRIKICGITRTEDALAVVEAGADALGFIFAKSPRRIELSQAVRIAEKLPPLVSLVGVFLNQGAQEIQKVIASCPLTALQFHGQESPEFCRSFGSIKTIKAIRVKNKTSLVDLARYEVDAYLLDTYVKGQPGGTGKIFNWDLAADVSSKYRIILSGGLSSDNVAEAIRRVRPFGVDVGSGVESLPGKKDHQKIRRFIRQVRSLEQAD
- the tsaA gene encoding tRNA (N6-threonylcarbamoyladenosine(37)-N6)-methyltransferase TrmO produces the protein MEIIYRPIGIIHSSFNSLEDMPIQPTSDVSGSGSVEIFPDFVDGLKDLEGFSHIYLLYHFHKVHQSNLIVTPFLDREPRGVFATRAPSRPNPVGLSLVELVRLESNLIYVDRLDVLNGTPLLDVKPYVPEFEHTHDVRIGWLEQVKGQVRIQKSDARFQ
- the murD gene encoding UDP-N-acetylmuramoyl-L-alanine--D-glutamate ligase, with the protein product MNPKLEKFIQEVKDKNIHIAGLSGSEGAAVAQFLVRCGVNQVVGHDFQAKETFKKGFYQAHTSLSPKDRQRAFKDLLNLPITIRFQEEYLKDILEADLIFTGQNWFNYPANYPHLLKAKEKGLPFSNITQLYLRLAPGPVVGITGTKGKTTTGNLLLKILNSRTPESKQASKAYLSGNDRTRPQILNVLGEMKTDDILILEISNRQLTDLGRSPHIGVLTNISADHIEEHGSFDAYRRVKGSLFSHQTRKDWAVINYDDPFAREIGSRLSSKVFPYSRQFRFTDRGVFIEEDHPKLGTPLETRRGKVVAVRDGASEVLFEANDLRLIGGHNLENALAAASAAKLLGVEVEAIKAGIKTFQGVKGRLEFVREVAGVRYYNDMSSTTPASTMAALKALSGEPIILIAGGDEKGGNYAELARVIKEKVKRVVFLPGTATDRLKIYLSDFGYLEASDLSTAVKYTLDMAVLGDTVLLSPAGARFASQYVTDKEGFSRLIRKIANR